CCAAATTCAGGGCTCTGGGACTCAAAATCAGGGCTCCTGGGTTCATAGCTAGGGCTCTTGGGACCACAGCCAGGGCTTTGGGGTTCATACCTAGGGctctgggattcaaactcaggactCGGAGGATCTGATTCAGGGCTTCTGGGtgcaaactcagggcttgggggcacaaacccagggcttcgggaCTCAAATCCTGGGCTTTCAGGCTCAAACCTGGGGCTTTGGGATTCAAATTCTGGGCTTTgtggctcaaacccagggctttggggtTCAAGGCCAAAAGGTATTTCTTCAACTTCATAGTCCCCATTGCCTTCTTGCTGAGAAatttcctcttcctcattctcaCTCGTGTTGCCTGCAGGATCAAAGAATTACACAAAACCCAGAATTTATGGGTGCCTGGAAGATCATTTGGTCCATCAGTTGCCACAAACCTCTTCtggcccccacctcccccacagcGTCACCGGCCCTTGAGCAGGTGCTGAAATTCCCACCTCTTCCCAGATCCAGGACACCCAGCCCTGCTCCCATCCCAAAAGCCCACgcggcctccccccgccccagctctCCCAGGCACACTTCCCGGAGGGGCAATCCCTCACCTTTGAGGGACCCTTCGGGGCTCCCCATTTCGTCAGGACTTTGCACATCCCGAGGCTCGAGGCCCCACGGCGACTCCTCCCGCTCCATCCCAGCCAGCTCCCGGTGCAGCGGCGGTGGCGATGGCGGACGATCCTGCGACCCGGCCTGGGCGCCTTGAGATCGGAGCCCTCGCCACTCGCCGGCTCAGCGCCGCCCGGGAGTCCTGGCTGCCCGGCCTCGGCCCCGGAGGCCGGACGTCTTGACCCCGAGCCTCTCAGGCCCGccggcccctcccctgcccgcggccccgcccccctcccaagGTCTCGGCTGGTCCGGCGACCCGCACGGGTCTCCACGAGTCCTGGCCTCGGAGACGAGGGGCCTCACCACTCGCCCCGCCGCCCTCGCCGCCGCTGCCGGCCCGAGACCCCGCCGCCTCGCCCCCCAACCTCGGGCTGGGCCGCGGCGctccggccccctccccctcacagGAAGTGTCCGTCCGAGGCCAGGTCCCCCCGCTGGCTCGCGCCGCGGCCTCTCTAGGAGCGGATGGAGGTGGAAACTCGTTGGCATTAACCCTGGACTGGATGGCCCCGGCGCTGGGGTGGAGGGGACCCGGCGCCCCAGTGCacacggggaggggggaaggccgAGCCAGTTTTTGCGTGCCTGTGACCCGGGTCTCCTTCTGCCCAAGGGTGCGTCTGTTGACCTCCCAGACCCTGTGTCCGCCAGTGCGTGGGGCCAAGGGCGAGGCGACAAGCGAGACCAAGGTCAGCGGGCACGAGCGACGCTTCCCGGCGCCAGCGGGGGCggtgtctccctcccctcccaagcTGCAGGTCAGCTCCGGCGGCCGCTCCACGGGAACCTTGGCGGATTCCCCTGTGGTCTAGTGGAGAGTCTGGAGCCCAGAACCCTGTCGCTGAACTCCCCAACACCAGAGAACacccggccccctcccctccccacctaccCCCGACCCCGGGAGCGCTGGGACCGTTGCCAAGGAGACAGTCCCGCCTCCAGTTCCCAGAGGCACCGCCCCTACTTCCCAATGAGATCAGCGATTGGCCAACGGGACTGCAGGCCTCTCCTCACGCACGGCTTGGCGTTAACGGTCGCTAGGGAACGCGAGGCGCCTTTCTGATTAGCTGAGGGCGCTCAGGCCGGTTCCGCCTCTCCCCGCCCGAAGGGTCGGGGGAAGCGAGGGGGGACGGAAGTGACCGGAACTTCTCTCCGAACTCGGCCAGTGCTTTCAAAACTTTTCCCGCGCCCGCTTGCCCTCTATGTTTCTCTGAAGAATAAAAAAGCCACGGGATCTGAGAATCGTGACCCTTCTTCCCCGCTCCCCGCCACTCCTCCCTCCATCCACACTTTGCAGCGATCCTTCTACACGGGAAACCCTTTCTTTTCTGTTAGCttgcttccctccccaccccaccccccatctccccAAAAGCCTTTTAACTCCCTCTCTAGCTCCTGGATTTTCTCGGCGTGAAGCAGACTTGCTTGCAGGGGAACGTAAAGAGTTCCAGAGAGAGTGAGTTCCGAGAGAAGGAAGCATCTGGACCTAAAGGTATCCTGTCTGTCTTGAACGGAGGCTTGGAGAGGAAGGGAACCCAGAACACCGCCCCAGGTGCAGTGTTGAATGACAGAGAAAGTAACCCTCAAAAGACAACTTAATCATCCAGTCTTGTCCTTTTCCTATCCTTCATTCTGAAACAAGTTTGGCGGCATTCTTGACCGTTAATGAGCCAACTTCTGTGTAATGTAGCAgccttgaatgtgtgtgtgtgttttcttgttgCCTAACCAAACAAATGAGAAGCTGGCTGGGAGAAAAGATGGTATCTTCATTctactgaaatgaaaaaaatatatatatatggagaatgCCAAGTGGTAAAAGAATGGAGAGAAAATACCTCAATACAGTTTACCTGCCAGGCTCaatacctctaatcccagcactcaggaggctgagttcaaagctagcctagctTATTGGGACCCTGCTTTAAATGccataaagaagaaaatcacaATGTTTAGCCTAAAATtttgttcagatctcagcttcctgagtagctaggattaaaagtataagccactggcagccagcacTTCAGAGGATATTAATATTTACAGGTCCTAGAACCAAACTTTCACAGATAGGGACAGTTGTACTGGCCTAGAGCCTAGGGTTTGGCTTATATGTGTTATGTGTGTCCTATTCCTAGAAAGACATACAAGCCTATCAAGTAATTTTAGAGGGTCTTAAAGTAGAAGTTGATACATACCTTTTATTTCAATTAATTCTTACCTTCCCTTTAAGTTGCTTAGTAAAAGTAGGAATGAGCAATGTGGTTATAGCCTTTTCATTCTGAATGTCCACTTGGACATTGCATCTGCGGCTGTCTCAAAGACTTGttacagcagagagaaaagggggCCTTGCCTTTGGCGGAAGTACTAATGTCAAGAAGTGGACAGCTAAGAATGGAGTAGGGCTGAGGCTTAAGTTCATGACCCTAAAGACTGATTGAATGGTGGAGATTTGAGTAAGAGCAGCAAACAGAGGAGTTGGGTCTGGTTTCTGGGCCCTGGGCAAGctttgcaaacttcaaagcattTCAGTTTTTAAGCAGTAATTTTGGCACCTTTAATTGGCAAGCTGAGGGCAGAGGCCACATCTGAGAACTGGTGTTTCAAGCTGGGCTTCCCCCAGGCAGCCCTTGATCACTGAGCAGTTGTTCAGGTGTTTACTATAAACCAGTATAAACGCAGCCCAGACTGCCAGGGCACCTCCTCCCCAATGTGTCCCTTCTTGTGTCAGGTGCACACAAGACACTCTTCCACAGAGAAGCTGAGAGTTGGATTGGAGGGCTTGATGGAAATCTATTCATTACTTCACCAGAGAAAGTGCCACTTCATTTCCTACCTCTTTAGAAAtttgtccaggggctggggatgtagcttggtAGTAGCATATTTATCTAGTATGTGAAAGGCTCTGGGTTCTACCCCCAGCACTGCCAACAAACTGAAAAAGGCTTgaggggtggtggggggaagaaaagatggagggatgacactgaaaagaaatatgctcatcaccttacttatgtaactgtaacccctctgtacatcacctttacaataaaaaataaataaaaaaaggctgggaatgtggcttagtggtagggtgcttgcttaATATGCACAAagtccttggttcaattcctcagtatcacataaacagaaaaagccagaagtggtgctgtggctcaagtggcagagtgctagcattgagcaaaagcagctcagggacagtgcccaggtcctgagttcaagctccaggactggccaaaaataaagctTTTCCAGGTTGACAAATAAAACTTCTTCCTCCCAAAGAAAGGCTAGACAAAGGGTGAAGGCTGGGTGAACAGCCAAGTTTATACAGGTCAGCAGAGGATAAAGCCCTTACCACTTCAAGGTGCTGTCTTCACTGATCACGAGGAGATAGACTGCTATGGTTGTCTGCTCCGCCACCTCCTTGGAGCTGAACTCTGACCAGAATGGAATTCGTGGTCAAGGGCAAATGGAGGTGCAAGGTCATGAGGAGGAACTCCGGGCAGAACTTGGAAAAAGATGGGATGGTCTTTGTTCAGGATAGTGAATACCAAGAAAGAGAAGACGCAATTTCTTTTGTCCCCTACTATTGTGAgtatgtttgctttttgtttttgctatactggaatttaaactcagcttcacacttactaggcaaatactctacttgaaccacaccactgGTGCAAAATGTTTGGTCTGCACCTCTCAGGCCAGCTTTTGCCTTGCATGGGTGTGTCACTGTTATAGTCCAGGGTCAGTATCTAGTGCTTTCATGGGCAGACATCTCCAGAACCCTGGCTCAGAGGCTGGAACTCCTGAGTAATGTGAAGACAGTAATATCCTCACATAGTGCCACACACCTACAGTCCcagcttgggaagctgaggcaggaggaccacttGAACCCAGGAACTTGGGGCCAGCTTAAGCAATACTAAAACCGTGTGTTTAAACCCTAGagatttttttggagggggaagagaaggtgggtcagtcgggcttgaactcagggcctagatgctgtccctgagctttttcatccaaggctagtgccttaccactttgagccacagctccacttctggttttctggtggtgaattggaggtaagtctcatggactttcctgtacagctggctttgaaccgcagtcctcatatctcagctttctgagtagctaggattataggtgtgagccaccagcactcggctaAACTCTACAATTTAAGTGTATATGACCTTAGGAAGATTGTGTCGCCTCCCCTGCTCTGTGTCCCTGATTACAAAAGGATGAGAAAGCTAGGATGTTCTCtagttcaaaaccccagaggtggggctgggaacgtggcttagtgccgggctcgggtcagctcccctggcgcggggaatCAGGCTCTGCTATccgctaacagctccctttctcaccctctcccctggtcacccaacctgcaggtaaggccagggtgcagtggggggggggggggggggctcaggaaagacctcaggtgcacgtggccataCGAGATCAcattacctccctccttacccgtaaagaaagccaggcgtatgtggatctcggagatgcttcaagagcgaatctgatttattagggaggGGCAAAGGCTGATATGGTGGGAGGTGACGAGAGAAAAGGTGATCGGCCAGAGCGCTGACGATAGGCTGCGAGCTtatcataggaccccctcatgagctaacgtcacttggatagcgacACCCCAGGGGTGAAAAGCCCCCGAGagtggggggcacatgggctggtgagaaagttgggggctggttgcaaagccagttcttctggttccggacccagagaattgtggcctgcttccgcattccccagggctgggagaagggcgtCTCAggcgcgctctccaatgcccttccccctcaaggccaaagctgaacccccacagcttagcagtagagtgcttgcctagcatgaatgaagccctgggttcgattccatggtaccacatacacagaaaaagccagaagtggtgctgtggttcaagtggtagagtgctagccttaagtttaaaacaaaaaaaaaagccacgggcagtgctcaggccctgagttcaagccccaggacttgccaaaaaaaaagggaaaaaaaatcccagaggcAAATCTCCTGGCTGGGTCTCTGAGGTGACTAAGCAGGCCCAGACCCCAGCACTCTCCAGGGAAAACCCCCAGAAGACTAGAGGGCACGCTCAGACCCTTCCCTCCACAATCAGGAGCTACTGCCAGCTGATAGTGACGCTGCTTCCCAGCAGCTATATGGCTTGGATTGGTTTGGACCATTCTACACTCCTCTACACTGGACTGTCTTCTGCAAGCAAATTGCTTCCTTCCCCAGGCAGTAATGATGAGCTGAGCTGACAGTGACACAAACGCTCGAAGATGAGATACAAGCAAAGCTGAAACAAAGCTTGCTTTTATTTCCCTCCTGCAATCTATCCCCTCTAAGCCCTCGTCACTTGGGAAAACCTCACTGGTACACACCATAGCTGGTGAGTTTAAATAACCAGGAGCCCTGCagacaaggggtgtgtgtgtgttgaagtaGCCTGCTCTGTTCTATCAGATATATGGGCTTAAGAAATCATTCTCTgcaaggcaccaatggctcactctatgagactttttttttttttttttttttggccagtcctagggcttaaactgagggcctagacactgtccctgagcttcttttgctcaaggctagcactctacctcgagccacagcaccacttctggccttttctttctttctttttttttggcagtcctgggccttgaactcagggcctgagcactgtccctggcttccttttgctcaaggctagcactctgccacttgagccacagcgccacttctggccgttttctgtatatgtggtgctggggaattgaacccagggcctcatgtatatgaggcaagctctcttgccactaggccatatccccagccccacttctggccttttctgtgtatgtggcactgaggaattgaacccagaacttcatgcatgctaggaaagcactctaccactaagtcatatgcctaggtctccatgagactctcatctccacttaaccaccaaaaggccacaagtagagatgtggttcaagtggcagaccaccagccttgagcaaaaaacaaacaaaaaacactcaggaagagcacctaggccctgagttcaagctccaggaccagcaccaaaaataattcACTTAAAagttatgaggggctggggatatggcctagtggcaagagagcttgcctcgtatacatgaggccctgggtttgattccccagcaccacatatacagaaaatggccagaagtggcgctgtggctcaagtggcagagtgctagccttgaacaaaaggaaaccagggacagtgctcaggccctgagtccaaggcccaggactggccaaaaaaaaaaaaaagttatgagtaGTggtacacaactgtaatcccagtacttgagagATTAATAAGAGGCTAGCCAGTTGAAGACACTGTATAGTGGCACCTTGACTCATTAAGGGAAAATAAAGCTTTGCTCACTTCTACTTTAAAATGCTTAGTCAGAGGCAGAAGGGCTAGCATGTTAATGGGTATGATTTAAAGTGAAACTCTTGTCTTCAGATTGGAGTCTTCCTTATGCTGTGTGTCCAGTGTTTCTTTATCCACATTTTCCATCTCTAAATGCCTACTCAGTTTTTTGAATTTAGTGTGTATCTGTGGCCCTTCTTCCCATGCGATTGAAAATGTAAGTACAGTGCCTAGATGGTAGTAGGGGCAGATTACAGGTTGctaattttaataaatgaatcGTTTgagcagcaaaaataaataaataaataaataaataaaagcttagtCAGCTGTGAGGAATGGCAGCTGGAGCTTGGTCAGGAGCCGATGTTCAGTCCTGGGTGGGACCATGGAGGAAGGGGGGATAATTTAGCTGCTTGGCAGCCATCACCTGTGATTTTATAAAAACTcaaactgccttttttttttccttgcaccaatactgggacttaaacccagggactcacattcttgctcaattttttgctctgccgcttgagtcacacatccacttctggctttttactgcttaattggaaataggagtcatTTGGCtgttatctgcctgggctggcttcacatctcaatcctcagatttcagtctcccgagtagctgggattacaggtgtgagccacagcatctgACTCCCAATCTCAGTTTTTAATTCTTGGATTTTCATGTCAAATACTCCCATTTTAAAATGTTgacaattgggctgggaatatggcctagtggcaagcgcgcttgccttgtatacttgaagccctgggttcgattccccagtaccacatatgcagaaaatggccagaagtggcgctgtggctcaagtggcagagtgctagccttgagcataaagaagccagggacagtgctcaggccctgagtccaaggcccagaactggcaaaaaaaaaaaaaaaaaaatgttgacaatATTGCCTGGAAGGACCTATGTAAAGGCAGCTGAAGGCCCAATTCTGATAGAGCAGGTCAGTTTGAACTTCCCAAGCAAAGAGGTAATAAGTCAAACAATTTGCCTTCCTACCTCCGAATGGAGAAACTGTGCTGCCTCCCAAGTGAGGTTCCAGCAGGGTTTCTTAGGTCACCTCTGTCTTGCAGTGAGAACTCCtagagcctgggccacagtctCCACCACCAGCTCTTGATAGAAATTCTGTAATCTCCCTAGAGATCAGCCATAGAGGTTCATGACCCTGTCCCATGTAGAACTTCAGGCAACGTCTAGGTGCCCCCACCCCTTTTAAGGCCATGCCTTACATTCCTGGAATATATCTGGGTAATGCTGGAATCCTACAGGTGGATCCAGGTCTCCCAGGTCGCCGGCCAGCAGCCTAGGGAAGCCACTAGATGCCCGGCTCCCGCGGGTCCCAGCTCCAGGGCGGTGGACCCGCTGATGCTTAGTCATGGCTGACTTCTGGATGAAGCATCTGCCACACTGAGGGCAGGGATAAGGGCGCTCGCCGGTGTGGGCCCGCCGCCTGTGGGCTAACATTTCTGAGCTATGGCGGAAGCAGCGGCCACAGTCTGGGCACCGGTAGGGCTTTTCCCCAGTGTGGGTGCGCATGTGCCGCCTAAGGTCCGAGGCTTGGCCGAAGGCTCGGCCGCAGTCAGCACAAGAGAAGGGGGTCAAGCCGCTGTGCACCCGCTGGTGCTTGTGGAGGGAGGAGTTCTGGCTGAAGCCACGGCCACAATCAGCGCAGCAGTAGGGCTTCTCACCAGTGTGGATCCGCAGGTGCGTGGTGAGGGAGGAGCTCTGTGTGAAGGCTCGGCCACAGTCAGGGCAGCGGTGGGGCCGATCCCCTCGGTGGATGGCCCGGTGCTTGCTCAGGGAGGAGGTCCGGCCAAAGCCTTTTTTGCAGTCAGGACAGTGGAAGGGCTTCTCTCCGGTGTGGGTATAGAGGTGCTCCACTAGTGTAGAGCGCCAGGCGAAACTCTTGCCACACACATAACAGCCATGCCGCTGGTCTGCTCGGGAGACAGAGGGGTGGGCACGGAGTGGGGGACGACCCCGGTGAGATGCTTTGGCGCCCTGAGGGAGCCCAGCAGAAGGGAGTTCGAGACCCTGCATCCTAGGTGGCCCAGTGTCGGTAGAAAGTGTCTCTTGCAGCGCTTCCATCACATCCCCTCCTCGTTTCTCTTCCTTGTTTCTGGAATCTGCCAGGCCATAGGAGGTACATTCAGACTCTGGTTTAGCCTGGTCCCCAAACTCCACACCCCTACAGTGACAGGCCTCCCAGACATAACCCCCACTGGGACCCAAGGCTGCCCCTTGGGGTGTGGGAATGAATGCATAATGAATGGATAGGAGGCAGAGACAGTATCTAAGCTAGATCATGCAGGATGAATACATGTTGCAGGAAACAGGAACGGCATGATAAAAGGCATGGCCAATCcaagtgccattggctcatgcctgtaatcctagctactcaagaggctgaaatctcaggattatggatcaaagctagcctgaacagaagtctgtgagactctttacctccaattaaccatcaaagtgtcagaagtggagttgtagcttaagtggtagagcactcgctagctttgaacacaaaagctcagacagtagtcaggtcctgagttcaagccccaggaccaggacacacacacacacacacaaaagtatagctgtggctagCACTGCCAGTAACACTGGGACCTGGACACTGCAAAAGTTaacaggaaaaatgaagaaaccaatggaatcagagaaaggaaaccaCAGTATGAGAGGTGGCAGAAGAGACAAGTGATGATGGGGAGCTCAGTGACCCACTAAAGTGATCAGAGCAGAGGAGGTCTGTAAGTCCTCGCATGACAGCAGTACCTAAGTGGCAATCACAGCCCCCCTTCTAGACTGGATtaccaaagctgggcactggccaGGCACAAAGGGCATTAGCTAATAAAGCAACTCAGCGAAGAAACCTGAGGGCCATCGGGAGGAAGCAGTCAAGTCCCCCTGAGCAAACAACACTTCACCTAGAGCGGTGCTGGCCTGACACCTGGCCACCTCTGGATCCTGGGCATCCAAACTCCACAGTTCAGCCTCTTCCTCTACCCAGGTGATGAGTGCCGGCTTGgtgcctctgcttcctgggggAAAGAACGCAAAACCCACGCTATGATGAGGCTGCCCACTATGGTCCTAACTGCTTGCACCTAGGGCCCCCCAGTTGGGTGTACTGGACCCAGGGGGTGGGAGTCATAGGCCCAGAACATgggatgtggggggtgggggggagtcgtGGGTCCAGGACCCCGAGGTGTGAGGAGAGCCGTGGGTCCGGGACCCCGAGGTGTGGGAGAAGTCGTGGGTCCGGGGCCCCGAGGTACGAGGGGAGTCGTGGGTCCGGGGCCCTGAGCgtgcggggggaggggcgtgggCTTAGGCGGGAGGACCGGGCCTCACCGAGCGCGCGCAGGAGGCCGTAGGTCTCCCGCATCACGTCCCGGTACAGGACCCTCTGCGCGGGGCGCAGACACCCCCACTCCTCGGGGGAGAAGTACACGGCCACGTCCGCGAAGCTCACGGCCCCGGACTTCCTGCCCGCGGGACCGGCTCCGTTCGGCTGTCGGGTGGGGATCGGAGCCAGAGGCGGCGCCATGGGAACCGGGCGGCCGCCGCACCTCCGGCCCGAGTCTGTGGTTCTGGGGGGCGCCCGGCACCCGAGAACCCCTCCCAGCCCGGCCCGAGGGCCTCGCGTGAGGACCGAGAGGCTGGAAGACGCCTCTGGAGGGCCCACGAGAGGAAGAAAACTGAGAGCTGAGGGCGGGTCACACAGCATCAGAACCGGAAGATGCCTTCCTAAAGATGGCGGCGACGCGGCGTCTCCGAACTTTGCCCTTAGGTAATCGTGCGCGGGGCGTTGCCGCTCCCAGGCCGCGAGTCGCTTTGTCTTCCTGCCCTCATCCAAAATGGCCGCGGAGGCTACACGTGCCAGTCTGAGAACCCCTTCCGTGCCCGTGGGCAACGACGCCTCGGTGCGCCGGAGGCGGAGCTGCACCCCCATCCGGCCGGGGTTCGGGTTCAGGAGAGCCCCGTGGAAGAGAGGGCCCCTCCGCGCGCGAATTTGGTAGTCCAGCTCCAGTCTGGCTCCCTCGCTCTTCCCTGGTTTATTTACAGTTTGtattttgaaattgatttttgaAACCATCTGtgaagtccaggctggccttgaactcatcggcctcttgcctcagccatgtatttatttaatgtttgtcagtcctggtttgaactcagggcctgagcactgtccctggcttctttttgctcaaggctagcactctgccacctgcgccacagctctgcttccggcttttcctgtgattaattgcagataagactctcaccgactttcccgcccaggctggctttgaactgtaatccccaGATCTTGAAtgctggaatttttttaaataaatatatatttttttattatcaaactgaattacagagaggttaaagtttcatacattaggcattggatacttttctttttttttttttttgccagtcctggggccttggactctgggcctgagcactgtccctggcttcttcctgctcaaggctagcactctgccacctgcgccacagcgccacttctggccattttctatatatgtggtgctgaggaattgaacccaggacctcatgtatatgaggcaagcactcttgccactaggccatattcccaaaccctggatacgtttcttgtactgtttgttacctcgtccctcattcctcctcccccttgaatgctggaattatagggTGATATCACTACACTCAGTTTGTTCATTATCTTAAAAACTGGGTGACAGCAGTCACTTCTCagtgttggggaaaaaaaaatcacttttattgTAAGTTTGCAGGTagggtgttagcatttccctagcctcaggtcctcagctcctcccactagcccccagttccacccatacctaatgaaccactcctactcactacctacctacttcccctttacccccagaaagagaagctgccacctggataaagtgCCAATGCCATGTagttccctctcccatgggaactatggccccactaataaacctcctatgaaccttctcctgcttgtgattatctccgcatggtcccctgggatggctgggacatatccttttaTAGAGGAGATTCTGAAAAAGGAGATaagcctttccccccccccccccaagctgagGTCCTGTTTCTCTGCTCTGGATGTCCCACAATCACAGGG
This genomic stretch from Perognathus longimembris pacificus isolate PPM17 chromosome 23, ASM2315922v1, whole genome shotgun sequence harbors:
- the LOC125341063 gene encoding uncharacterized protein LOC125341063, translated to MAPPPAPLLALGPGQLQPGGRKSGAVSFADVAVYFSPEEWGCLRPAQRALYRDVMRETYGHLGALGLPGPKPALISWMEGESEAWNPAAQDPEEGENLGGALREDAPNQKQEEPKERSEAKGPGKRKPKRLVKHKPDSTARKASARAQPGKDARDQASGAQTPVVAPGVDAQPCPRRHVCTDCGRRFTYPSLLVSHRRMHSGERPFPCPECGMSFKRKFAVEAHQWIHRSCSGGRRGRRPGIRAVPRAPVRGDRDPPVLFRHYPDIFEECRKSEGARLELDYQIRARRGPLFHGALLNPNPGRMGVQLRLRRTEASLPTGTEGVLRLARVASAAILDEGRKTKRLAAWERQRPAHDYLRAKFGDAASPPSLGRHLPVLMLCDPPSALSFLPLVGPPEASSSLSVLTRGPRAGLGGVLGCRAPPRTTDSGRRCGGRPVPMAPPLAPIPTRQPNGAGPAGRKSGAVSFADVAVYFSPEEWGCLRPAQRVLYRDVMRETYGLLRALGSRGTKPALITWVEEEAELWSLDAQDPEVARGVEFGDQAKPESECTSYGLADSRNKEEKRGGDVMEALQETLSTDTGPPRMQGLELPSAGLPQGAKASHRGRPPLRAHPSVSRADQRHGCYVCGKSFAWRSTLVEHLYTHTGEKPFHCPDCKKGFGRTSSLSKHRAIHRGDRPHRCPDCGRAFTQSSSLTTHLRIHTGEKPYCCADCGRGFSQNSSLHKHQRVHSGLTPFSCADCGRAFGQASDLRRHMRTHTGEKPYRCPDCGRCFRHSSEMLAHRRRAHTGERPYPCPQCGRCFIQKSAMTKHQRVHRPGAGTRGSRASSGFPRLLAGDLGDLDPPVGFQHYPDIFQEWESAKVPVERPPELTCSLGGEGDTAPAGAGKRRSCPLTLVSLVASPLAPRTGGHRVWEVNRRTLGQKETRVTGTQKLARPSPLPVCTGAPGPLHPSAGAIQSRVNANEFPPPSAPREAAARASGGTWPRTDTSCEGEGAGAPRPSPRLGGEAAGSRAGSGGEGGGASAGEWRGLRSQGAQAGSQDRPPSPPPLHRELAGMEREESPWGLEPRDVQSPDEMGSPEGSLKGNTSENEEEEISQQEGNGDYEVEEIPFGLEPQSPGFEPQSPEFESQSPRFEPESPGFESRSPGFVPPSPEFAPRSPESDPPSPEFESQSPRYEPQSPGCGPKSPSYEPRSPDFESQSPEFGSQSPRYKSQSLGYESQNSEDEPQNPKLKIQNPEFEAQSSKFQEGTEILVNPEEKNPLSIPLGVHPLDSFTQEFGEQPTGALSLGPPFEMPTGALLSTPQFEMLQTPLGLTGTLGGPGKRGGRSRGGQGPRPNICGICGKSFGRGSTLIQHQRIHTGEKPYKCEVCSKAFSQSSDLIKHQRTHTGERPYKCPRCGKAFADSSYLLRHQRTHSGQKPYKCPHCGKAFGDSSYLLRHQRTHSHERPYSCPECGKCYSQNSSLRSHQRVHTGQRPFSCGICGKSFSQRSALIPHARSHAREKPFKCPECGKRFGQSSVLAIHARTHLPGRTYSCPDCGKTFNRSSTLIQHQRSHTGERPYRCAVCGKGFCRSSTLLQHHRVHSGERPYKCDDCGKAFSQSSDLIRHQRTHAAGRR
- the LOC125341192 gene encoding zinc finger protein 764-like; this encodes MGVQLRLRRTEASLPTGTEGVLRLARVASAAILDEGRKTKRLAAWERQRPAHDYLRAKFGDAASPPSLGRHLPVLMLCDPPSALSFLPLVGPPEASSSLSVLTRGPRAGLGGVLGCRAPPRTTDSGRRCGGRPVPMAPPLAPIPTRQPNGAGPAGRKSGAVSFADVAVYFSPEEWGCLRPAQRVLYRDVMRETYGLLRALGSRGTKPALITWVEEEAELWSLDAQDPEVARCQASTALDSRNKEEKRGGDVMEALQETLSTDTGPPRMQGLELPSAGLPQGAKASHRGRPPLRAHPSVSRADQRHGCYVCGKSFAWRSTLVEHLYTHTGEKPFHCPDCKKGFGRTSSLSKHRAIHRGDRPHRCPDCGRAFTQSSSLTTHLRIHTGEKPYCCADCGRGFSQNSSLHKHQRVHSGLTPFSCADCGRAFGQASDLRRHMRTHTGEKPYRCPDCGRCFRHSSEMLAHRRRAHTGERPYPCPQCGRCFIQKSAMTKHQRVHRPGAGTRGSRASSGFPRLLAGDLGDLDPPVGFQHYPDIFQECKAWP